Part of the Microbacterium immunditiarum genome is shown below.
GCACGTTGGTGCCGACCCCCATCCGTTGGGTGGACCCGATCAGCACGCTGATGCGCCCTTCCCGGGCGGCGGCGAACAGGCGGGCTTTGTCGGCGTCGTTTCGGGCCTCGTGCACGAACCGCACCCGCTCCACCGGGACACCGCGGGCGGTGAGTCGGTTCCGGAGGTCCTGGTACGCGTTCCACCGGTCCTCGGTGGGGGTGGACAGGTCGCAGAACACCAGCTGCAGTGCGCCCCGCAGCGGCGACGGCTCCCCAGTGCGGGTGTCGAGGAAGTTGTCGTCGGCGTGGTCGTGGTGGATGCGGGCGATCCGGTCCGCGACCACATCCAATGGCACGTCGAGCGGGGTGGCGGTGGGGTGGACGAGGCGGATGTCGAGGGCGGCTTTGCGGCCGTCGGTGGAGATCTTCAGCATGTTGTCCTCGGTGGGTGGCACCGCGTGCGCGGCGACCGCCTCGGCCCGTTCCCCGAGCAGCCGCACGTAGTCGAGGACCTCGTCGGTCGCAGGGATAACAACCGTCTCGGGCAGTCGGCGTCCGTCGGCCCGTTCGGTGAGCAGCGGGGTGGGGAGGTCGAGGTCTTCGGCGGACTTCACGTCGGCGAAGGTGTGCCACATCCGCAGCATCTCCGGCACGTTCTGGAAGCGCGCGAACCTTGTCTTGACCCGGAACTTGCCGCCGCCGGTGGGGGCCATCTCCACCTCGGTGACCGTCTGACCGAACGTGGCCGCCCAGCTGTCGAACGCCTCCACGCCCGCCGCGCGCAGCAGGTCGGGGCGCAGGTAGCGGGACATGACGTGCGCTTCGGTGATGCTGTTGGCGATCGGGGTGGCGGTGGCGACGGTGACCACCCGGTTCCCGTGCACCCGGCGGAGGTAGTCGAGCTTGAGGGCGAGGTCCAGGGCGCGGGCGGACCCGTCGATGTTCGCGTCCGGGATATGAGAGGCGGTGTGCAGGTTCTTGTAGTCGTGGGCCTCGTCGACGATGAGGTAGTCGATCCCGGTGGCCTCGAAGCTGATCCCGGGGTCGCGGGGCTGGTCCAGCAGCCGCTTCTGCCGCTCCTCCTCCGCCTGGATGCGCTTCTCGATCCCCTTCACCGTCAATCGGTCCTCCTTCTCCACCTCCGTCAGCGCCCGTCGGAGCACGGCGAGGGTGTCGTTGACGAACGCGGTCTGCGCTTCCGGGTCCAGGCCGAGGCGCTGGAAGGCAGTGCGGGTGAGGATGACGGCGTCCCAGTCGTTCGCCGCGACCCGGGCCACGAACAGCCGCCGCTTGTCGCCGGTGAGGGCGTCGGTGCCGGCGGCCAGGATCCGCGCCTGCGGGTACACCTGCATGAATTCTCGGGAGAACTGTTCAAGCATGTGATTCGGCACCACGATGGCCGGCTTGTTCACCATCCCGAGACGCTTCAGCTCCATCGCACCGGCCACCATCTCCGCGGTCTTGCCGGCCCCGACCTCGTGGAACAGGCCGACGGCGGGTTCGGAGATCATCCGCGCCACCGCCGCCTTCTGATGCGCGCGCAGCGTGAACGTCGCCGACATGCCCGGGAAGGTGAGGTACTCCGCCTCGGTGGCGTAGTCGCGCAGCACGAGGGAGTTGAACCTCCTGTTGTACTCGGCGGAAAGCTCCGTCGCGCGGGCGGGGTCTTCCCAGACCCATTCCTCGAACCGTTCTTGCAGGGCTTGGGCCTTGTCTTGGGCGGCGGCTGTCTCGGTCGGGTTGAACACCAGCCGCTCCGTGCCGTCGGCATCCTTGATGGTGTCGTCGACACGGATCGGGGTCTGGTTCGCCAGGGCCGTGAACAGATCCGGCGCGGGGCGGCGTTCGGTGCCCCACTCCTGGGTGGCGCGCACGGTGGAGCGCATCGCCTTGCGCACCCGCCACTCCGCCGGCAGCGGGCACCGCACCGTCAGCCTCGGATCGTTGAGCAGCTCCCGCAGAAATTGCTCATGCACCTCCTCGCTGATCCACACCGCTCCGATGCGAGCGCTGATCTCCCCCGGGGTCAGCGGGTCCGGTAGCACCGCTTCCAGCGCCGCCATGTTCACCTGGAACCGGGAGTCGGTGTCCGCCGCTGCACGAGCAGCTGCGATCTTGGGTGCGAGGTTCCCAGACAGGTACTCTGGCGCCGGCACTAGGGCGCCGGTGGTCGGGTCGTCGAACACGAGCTCCCCGAGCCGTTCGCGTGCGTGGTCGGGGGTGTCGCCGAGGAGGCGGGCGATATGGTCGATATCGGGGCGACCGAGGATGTCGAGGGTGATCTGCAGCGCCTCGGCGGGGGTGTCGGCGCCCAGGCGTTGCGGGCGCGGGGTGATGACCCGGTGGGTGAGCAGCGCCGCCGGCTGCGCCTCCTGGGTGTCGTCATCGAACACCTCCAGGGCGAACACCAGCGGCCCGTACGGGTCCTCACGCAGCAACCGCGGCGCCGTCGGCGTGCGGCGGGACAGTATCGGGTCGCCGTTGTCGTCCACCCGGCCGGTGCCCGCGGTGGTGTATCGGTTGATCGGCCCGTACCGGTTCACGTACTGCCGCCACAACAGCTGGAGCCGGTTGCGGGCGGTGGTGATCTCCTCGGTATCGTCCAGCGTGCCGCGCTCGAGGTGCAGCTGCGTGATCGCCGCGTCCCGTAGCCGCAGCAGCAGCCGCAACTCCCCTCGCGCCGTCTTGGGGACTGCGAATGGGACCCGCATGCTGTCGGCGGTGACCTCGAAACCGCCGTCATCACGGGCGTGCAGGGTGCCGTCCCACTCCGACCCCGCCGGCACCACCGACTCCTCCTCAACGGCGGGCTCATCCGGGTTCGGCTCGGGGCGAGGCTGGTAGTCGAGGCCGTGCCGGTGCGCGTAATCCGGCAGCGGCGCGAGCACCTCCCGCAGCCAGGCGGGGACCGTGTCGAGGTCGCCGGAGCGGACGACGAGGGTGCCGTTGTGCAGACCGTGATCCACCGCAAGGTCGCCGAGGACATGGTCGGGGTGCTCGTCGAAGTAGGTGTTGATCCCGATCGGAACGCCGTCGACCTCTCGCGTGACCACCTGTTCCCAGCTCGGGCCCGCGGGTGCGGTGTCTGGGTCTCGGCGGCGCAGGATGAGCAGGTCGGTGACCGCCTCGGTACCCGCGGTGCGCCGATGCGCCCCGGTGGGAAGCCGCACCGCCACGACCAGGTCCGCGTACTGCGCAATCTCGCGGCGGACACCGGGATTGACCGCATCCAGGGTGTAGTGGCTGGTCAGCACGGCGACGATGCCGCCGGGGCGGGTCAGCCTGAGCGACTTCAAGACGAAATGGTTGTGAATGCTGTGCCGGTTCGTGTTATCGACGGGGTCGTGCAACGCGACCTTCCCGAACGGCACATTCCCCACCACGGCGTCGAACCAGCCGCCCGGGAACTTCGTGTCCACGAACGACTCCGCCCGCACCGTCGCACCCGGGTACAGCGCCCGCGCGATCGCCGCGCTCGTCGGGTCCAACTCCACCCCCACCATGCGCGCGACCGCGGGGGCGAGGCCCAGGAAACTGCCCGACCCGCACCCCGGCTCCAGCACCCGCCCCTCGTCGAACCCCAGCGCGGTGACGGTGTCCCAGATGACGGCGACCAGCGCGGGATCCGTGAAGTGCGCATTGAGCGTCGTCCGCCGCGCCGCGGCAATCGCCTGCTCGTCCAGCAGCGTGCGCAACTGCTCCCGCTCGGTGGCCCAGTCGGTGTTGTGGTCGTCAAACACATCGGGGATGGCACCCCAGCTCGACCACCCCGCCAGCACGACCTGCTCCTGCGCCGTGGCGGGGCGGTGCTCCCGGTCGAGGGTGCGCAGAAGGTCGATGGCGGCGATGTTCGCCGCGAACCTCGCCTTCGCCCCGGACGGGACCAGCGGCCGGTCCGGATCAGGCCGGAACGACGGGGCAGCTACCCGGTCTGAGAGTCGCGAGCCCAGCGGGCCTCCACGCTCTCCTCCCACTCCTGCGGGTGCGTCTCCAGGAACCGTCTCGGGGAACTCGAGGAGACCATCTCCCGCAGGAAGGTCTCCGGCAGCAGATACCTGTCCGCGGCGTCCTCGACCGTCAGGCCGTGGTCGACCCACCCGTCCGCTTGTTCCTGCATCCGGTACGCCCAGGAGATCAGGCCCTCGGAGTGCTCCTGGGTCGTCCACTCCCACTCGTCCCGGGTCAGCTCCGACGTCGTGAACAGACCGGAGTCGGACAGCGCCATCTCCGTCGCCCGCGCCCGCGCGTTGCTCAGCCTCGCCACCTTCGCCAGCGAGTCCTCCCCCGGCAGGTCCGGGCCCGCCAGCTGCGGGGTCAGCTGCGCGATCCGGTTCTGGATCTCCTCCCCGGCCGCGGTGAAGAACGCCTCCCGATCCTGAAGGTGCGCGGTCGATGCCGGGCGGTGCGCCCGCCAGTGCCGCTCCACGTGCCGTCCGTGCTGGTTCATCGCCCTCATCCTCCGTGCCTGTCTGATCAGAACCGCCGCCGCGACGAGGATCATCCCCACCACCGTCGGCATCCGCTGCGCCGCCATCGCCGTCTCCTTCGTCTGTGCCGTCGAGGTCGCCCCACAGGTCGAGCTCTGGCTGTTCCCATCCCTCGCCGCGGCGTCTGCGCGCCACCATGAGGCCGGCCCGCTCACCAGTCGTCGTCGCTGGTACTCTGCCGGACGGTGGACTCGATCCACGCCTCCACCTCGTCCAGCGCATACAGCACCGACCGGCCGGCCTTGCGGAACTTCGGACCCTTGCCCTCGTACCGCCACATCGCCAACCGGGCGGTCGTGATGCCCGGAAGCATCCGCGCCACCTGCTCCGGACTCAGGTAGGTGTGGCTCAACTCGTTGGCCCGCGATGTCGTCGGTGTCGCCATGACTCACTCTCCTTGCTTACTCGCGTCGTGGATTGACAAGAGTGAACCATGGTCTGTATATTCGCGTCAAGGGTACGCAATAGCGGATCTGCGACGCGGAAAGGCATACTGAGGAGGTGAAGGTCGACGTGAGAACCCTCGACGGCAAGCCAGTGACGTGGCGGCATGCCACCGTGCCGATCGGGGCCGCGCTGCAGATCGTCCCGGCATTCGTCGCGACCGCCACCGAGCAGGACATCGAGGTGGACGCCACCGTCGAGGCCCACTACCGTCCCGAGGCGGGGCGGTATCTGGTCAGCGCGGTCACTGCCCGCGCAGTGAACCCCGATGGCAACGTCACCTCGAACGTGCTGCGCACCGTCCGCGTCGGCGAAGTGCTCACCGCCGCGGTGCCGCGCTGCATCACGGTCGAGCACGAGTTCTTCGCGCACCGAGCCACGGTGGACCAGCTCACCACCGCCGAAGGCCGGCTCATCCCCGAAGACTTCGCCGCACAAGCCCGCAAGGCCGGACCCAAGCCCGACACCCTCGAACTCGTGCAGCTGATCTACAGCGTCGCCGCCCTCGCCGGCG
Proteins encoded:
- a CDS encoding helix-turn-helix transcriptional regulator, with translation MATPTTSRANELSHTYLSPEQVARMLPGITTARLAMWRYEGKGPKFRKAGRSVLYALDEVEAWIESTVRQSTSDDDW
- a CDS encoding DEAD/DEAH box helicase family protein gives rise to the protein MLAGWSSWGAIPDVFDDHNTDWATEREQLRTLLDEQAIAAARRTTLNAHFTDPALVAVIWDTVTALGFDEGRVLEPGCGSGSFLGLAPAVARMVGVELDPTSAAIARALYPGATVRAESFVDTKFPGGWFDAVVGNVPFGKVALHDPVDNTNRHSIHNHFVLKSLRLTRPGGIVAVLTSHYTLDAVNPGVRREIAQYADLVVAVRLPTGAHRRTAGTEAVTDLLILRRRDPDTAPAGPSWEQVVTREVDGVPIGINTYFDEHPDHVLGDLAVDHGLHNGTLVVRSGDLDTVPAWLREVLAPLPDYAHRHGLDYQPRPEPNPDEPAVEEESVVPAGSEWDGTLHARDDGGFEVTADSMRVPFAVPKTARGELRLLLRLRDAAITQLHLERGTLDDTEEITTARNRLQLLWRQYVNRYGPINRYTTAGTGRVDDNGDPILSRRTPTAPRLLREDPYGPLVFALEVFDDDTQEAQPAALLTHRVITPRPQRLGADTPAEALQITLDILGRPDIDHIARLLGDTPDHARERLGELVFDDPTTGALVPAPEYLSGNLAPKIAAARAAADTDSRFQVNMAALEAVLPDPLTPGEISARIGAVWISEEVHEQFLRELLNDPRLTVRCPLPAEWRVRKAMRSTVRATQEWGTERRPAPDLFTALANQTPIRVDDTIKDADGTERLVFNPTETAAAQDKAQALQERFEEWVWEDPARATELSAEYNRRFNSLVLRDYATEAEYLTFPGMSATFTLRAHQKAAVARMISEPAVGLFHEVGAGKTAEMVAGAMELKRLGMVNKPAIVVPNHMLEQFSREFMQVYPQARILAAGTDALTGDKRRLFVARVAANDWDAVILTRTAFQRLGLDPEAQTAFVNDTLAVLRRALTEVEKEDRLTVKGIEKRIQAEEERQKRLLDQPRDPGISFEATGIDYLIVDEAHDYKNLHTASHIPDANIDGSARALDLALKLDYLRRVHGNRVVTVATATPIANSITEAHVMSRYLRPDLLRAAGVEAFDSWAATFGQTVTEVEMAPTGGGKFRVKTRFARFQNVPEMLRMWHTFADVKSAEDLDLPTPLLTERADGRRLPETVVIPATDEVLDYVRLLGERAEAVAAHAVPPTEDNMLKISTDGRKAALDIRLVHPTATPLDVPLDVVADRIARIHHDHADDNFLDTRTGEPSPLRGALQLVFCDLSTPTEDRWNAYQDLRNRLTARGVPVERVRFVHEARNDADKARLFAAAREGRISVLIGSTQRMGVGTNVQARAVALHDVDCPWRPADVAQRHGRILRQGNQNAEVRIYQYVVEHTFAAYMWQTIERKARFIAQIMRGRLDVREIDDITGDTLTAAEAKALASGNPLLLERSVALNETARLERLERAWHRGQSTLRAAVTQAERSLDAATADLAALTAAVPRVQDLSGEKFRITIGDRIYTSRTDAATALARWATTAGIAYARPVIDDRPRGPVGQISGFPILARTRTDLGHIHLVLELDGIPGGTIRIPVDKALDAQDWGTIRMLENRLTGIDQLISTVRTRIADATTTRDDAERSLTAPFKHAAALDTARAELARIDAALQNDATTTDPAADPVPQRDVGRMAGVDAAAPHTVPGMVAAPGGAGWSR